The genomic window CTTGAAGCCCATGTTTTTCCTCCTAGTTCCTGACCCCTACATACGCGCCACGACCGTAGCCGGTTCCCGGGAAGACGACCCCAGTACCCTCGGACGCCACGGGCAGGACCGCCCGCAACAGCACGATGTCCGGCCCCACCCCGGGGCATTCGTACGTCTGTTTCACCCAAGGCACGTCAGGCAGGTCGGCATGAACATCGGGAAGCTCGCTCACCCCGCTGAGGAAGTCGCCCCCCGGCTGCTCGGTGCCGTCATGACCCACGAGACGCCGGAGGGAACCGTGAGTATCGCCATCACGGAGACCGAGGCGTACTCCGGTTCGGCCGACCCCGCCTCCCACGCCTACCGGGGCAGGACACCCCGGAACGCCGTCATGTTCGGACCTGCGGGACACCTGTACGTGTACCGGTCCCACGGACTCCACTGGTGCGCCAACGTCGTCACCGGGAGCGAGGGGACGGCCACCGCTGTCCTCATCAGGGCGGGCAAGGTCATCGAGGGGGAGGACCTTGCCCGCGAGCGCCGAGGGGACCAGGTCGAGAGTCCACGCCTCGCGCGGGGTCCGGGGAACTTCTGCCAGGCGCTGGGCATCACCGCGGAGCACGACGGCGCAGACCTCCTGAGTGGCGCCCCGGTCGCGCTGTCCGAGGGCGAGCCGGTATCCCCGACGCTCATCCGGTCCGGTCCTCGGGTCGGCGTGAGCAAGGCACACGACTGGCAGCACCGCTTCTACCTGGACGGTGATCCGACGGTTTCGGCCTACCGGCTGAGCCCGAGAGCCAGGCCGTCCGGCGGCGCCTGAGCGCCTGTGCGTCCTGCCCGGCGGCTCGCCCCGGTGAGCCGGCGCGATGTGTGAGCGCGAGGTGTGATGCCCGAACGGGTGGCGCGACTTGACTCGCCCCCGCTGTTTCCCTAATATAGTCCGAGCCGCTTGAACGGATGCAGGTGTCGGCACGGTCCATCGGACCGGGTCGCGGCATCGTGAGAGGGCCAACCACTACCTACGATTCACCCCTGGCGGGTGCAATTTCGGCATGCCGGAATGTGCCCAACGGCTCGATTATGAGTCGCAGCGGAAATCGGTTAACGTAGTGGCACGCCGAAAGGGAAACGCGAAAGCGAAGAACTGGAAAGCGAAACAAGCAGTAGCCCGCTTCGACCGGGAATCGGACACGAAAGAGTCTGATAGAGTCGGAAACGCAAGAACGAAGGGAAGCGCCCGGAGGGCCCCGGTGAAACGGGACCGAAGGAAGCGTCCGTTCCTTGAGAACTCAACAGCGTGCCAAAAGTCAACGCCAGATATGTTGATACCCCGGCCTGCTTCGGCAGGTTGGTGGTTCCTTTGAAAAGTCCTGCGGGATCTTCGGATCCGGTAGGCAACAACAGCGAGGACGCTGTGAACAACCGGTCATATTCCGACCTGGTTGTTCCGCTCTCGTGTTGTGATCCCGATTACGGGAAAACATTCACGGAGAGTTTGATCCTGGCTCAGGACGAACGCTGGCGGCGTGCTTAACACATGCAAGTCGAACGATGAAGCCTTTCGGGGTGGATTAGTGGCGAACGGGTGAGTAACACGTGGGCAATCTGCCCTTCACTCTGGGACAAGCCCTGGAAACGGGGTCTAATACCGGATAACACTCTGTCCCTCATGGGGCGGGGTTAAAAGCTCCGGCGGTGAAGGATGAGCCCGCGGCCTATCAGCTTGTTGGTGGGGTAATGGCCTACCAAGGCGACGACGGGTAGCCGGCCTGAGAGGGCGACCGGCCACACTGGGACTGAGACACGGCCCAGACTCCTACGGGAGGCAGCAGTGGGGAATATTGCACAATGGGCGAAAGCCTGATGCAGCGACGCCGCGTGAGGGATGACGGCCTTCGGGTTGTAAACCTCTTTCAGCAGGGAAGAAGCGAAAGTGACGGTACCTGCAGAAGAAGCGCCGGCTAACTACGTGCCAGCAGCCGCGGTAATACGTAGGGCGCAAGCGTTGTCCGGAATTATTGGGCGTAAAGAGCTCGTAGGCGGCTTGTCACGTCGGATGTGAAAGCTCGGGGCTTAACCCCGAGTCTGCATTCGATACGGGCTAGCTAGAGTGTGGTAGGGGAGATCGGAATTCCTGGTGTAGCGGTGAAATGCGCAGATATCAGGAGGAACACCGGTGGCGAAGGCGGATCTCTGGGCCATTACTGACGCTGAGGAGCGAAAGCGTGGGGAGCGAACAGGATTAGATACCCTGGTAGTCCACGCCGTAAACGTTGGGAACTAGGTGTTGGCGACATTCCACGTCGTCGGTGCCGCAGCTAACGCATTAAGTTCCCCGCCTGGGGAGTACGGCCGCAAGGCTAAAACTCAAAGGAATTGACGGGGGCCCGCACAAGCAGCGGAGCATGTGGCTTAATTCGACGCAACGCGAAGAACCTTACCAAGGCTTGACATATACCGGAAAGCATCAGAGATGGTGCCCCCCTTGTGGTCGGTATACAGGTGGTGCATGGCTGTCGTCAGCTCGTGTCGTGAGATGTTGGGTTAAGTCCCGCAACGAGCGCAACCCTTGTTCTGTGTTGCCAGCATGCCCTTCGGGGTGATGGGGACTCACAGGAGACTGCCGGGGTCAACTCGGAGGAAGGTGGGGACGACGTCAAGTCATCATGCCCCTTATGTCTTGGGCTGCACACGTGCTACAATGGCCGGTACAATGAGCTGCGATGCCGCGAGGCGGAGCGAATCTCAAAAAGCCGGTCTCAGTTCGGATTGGGGTCTGCAACTCGACCCCATGAAGTCGGAGTTGCTAGTAATCGCAGATCAGCATTGCTGCGGTGAATACGTTCCCGGGCCTTGTACACACCGCCCGTCACGTCACGAAAGTCGGTAACACCCGAAGCCGGTGGCCCAACCCCTTGTGGGAGGGAGCTGTCGAAGGTGGGACTGGCGATTGGGACGAAGTCGTAACAAGGTAGCCGTACCGGAAGGTGCGGCTGGATCACCTCCTTTCTAAGGAGCATCTAGATTCCGCAAGGAATCCAGAGCCACTACGTCGGCAAATGTTCGACGGTGGTTAGCTCATGGGTGGAACGTTGACTATTCGGCACGATCGGCAAGTTTTTGTGAGTACTGCTTCGGCGTGGAAAACGGGAACGGGTTGGTCGGGTCGGGCACGCTGTTGGGTATCTGAAGGTATGGCCGTGAGGCTGCCTTCGGTTGCCGGCCCCAGTGCACTCACCTGTAAGGGTGGGGTGATGGGTGGCTGGTCGTTGTTTGAGAACTGCACAGTGGACGCGAGCATCTGTGGCCAAGTTTTTAAGGGCGCA from Streptomyces sp. NBC_01341 includes these protein-coding regions:
- a CDS encoding DNA-3-methyladenine glycosylase, yielding MNIGKLAHPAEEVAPRLLGAVMTHETPEGTVSIAITETEAYSGSADPASHAYRGRTPRNAVMFGPAGHLYVYRSHGLHWCANVVTGSEGTATAVLIRAGKVIEGEDLARERRGDQVESPRLARGPGNFCQALGITAEHDGADLLSGAPVALSEGEPVSPTLIRSGPRVGVSKAHDWQHRFYLDGDPTVSAYRLSPRARPSGGA